A window of the Bacillus andreraoultii genome harbors these coding sequences:
- a CDS encoding penicillin-binding protein, translating into MNRRALFIFIAFSIVLFSLTYRFFVIQITGEANGKSLKAYAEEKYSKERTLQASRGSILDRSGDPLAIDTITYKVVAILDPSVTPDKAKTPKHVVDPEKTAKILAKYIPMKESEIYNRLTKDLFQVEFGDAGKNITNELKRKIEAEKLPGITFIRESKRSYPNGAFASHLLGFANFVDDGDGHKKLIGQMGLEGSLNKYLEGHDGKITYKSDRWGYILPTSTTKISEPKNGSNVYLTIDKKIQTFIEDAMNEVDKQYKPKKMMAIVADAKTGAILGMSQRPTFNPNTRKGIENNWQNIIVENAYEPGSTMKIFTLAASMQEGVWNPNETYQSGIYNVKGAPPIKDHNNVGWGKITFLEGIQRSSNVAVSNLVEKMGTDTFRNYLDKFKFGQKTGIELENEATGTIQYQWERDRISTGYGQATSVTALQMIQALTAVTNKGKMMRPYLIDKIVDEDGKVIKESNQKEVASPISEDTAKKVIDVLESTVTSEHGTAKNFNIDGYQVAGKTGTAQIYENGKGYLTGFNNYLFSFIGFAPTDDPKLIVYVLVQQPDLNQEVMEAGSVPVSKIFNPVMKNSLQYLNIKPDESVEKVKVNSLPDYTSANIGEVKSQLKSFGLQSTVIGNGTKVERTYPSAGAKLLNGERVIIVTDGKWKMPNIVGWSLSDVMKLVNATNMKVSTEGEGFVTSQNLEPGTVITKDSNLKVKLQTQIQIDKGKMTKKEKTNTDGKKTED; encoded by the coding sequence ATGAACAGAAGAGCTTTATTCATATTTATTGCGTTCAGTATTGTTCTCTTCTCGCTAACCTATCGTTTTTTTGTAATACAAATCACAGGAGAAGCTAATGGGAAATCGTTAAAAGCTTATGCTGAGGAAAAATATTCAAAAGAACGAACATTACAGGCATCACGCGGGTCGATTCTTGATCGTTCAGGAGACCCGCTAGCAATCGATACAATTACTTATAAGGTAGTTGCTATATTGGATCCATCCGTTACCCCAGATAAAGCAAAAACTCCAAAACATGTTGTTGATCCTGAAAAAACAGCTAAAATTCTCGCTAAATATATTCCTATGAAGGAGTCTGAAATATATAACCGATTAACAAAAGACCTTTTTCAAGTGGAATTTGGCGATGCTGGGAAAAACATAACAAATGAACTAAAGAGGAAAATTGAAGCTGAAAAACTGCCAGGAATTACTTTTATTCGGGAATCGAAACGTTCTTATCCGAACGGTGCATTCGCTTCTCATTTGCTTGGCTTTGCTAATTTTGTAGATGATGGTGACGGACATAAAAAATTAATTGGTCAAATGGGACTTGAAGGTAGTCTTAATAAATATTTAGAGGGTCACGATGGAAAAATTACGTATAAAAGTGACCGATGGGGATACATATTACCTACTTCTACTACGAAAATTAGCGAACCTAAAAATGGTAGTAATGTTTATTTAACGATCGATAAGAAAATCCAAACATTTATAGAAGATGCAATGAATGAAGTAGATAAACAGTACAAACCTAAAAAGATGATGGCAATTGTTGCTGATGCAAAAACAGGTGCAATTCTTGGGATGTCTCAAAGACCTACTTTCAATCCGAATACGAGGAAGGGAATTGAAAATAATTGGCAAAATATAATTGTAGAAAATGCGTATGAGCCAGGTTCTACAATGAAAATTTTTACATTAGCGGCAAGTATGCAAGAGGGAGTTTGGAATCCAAACGAAACATATCAGTCAGGGATCTATAATGTAAAAGGTGCTCCGCCAATTAAAGACCATAATAATGTAGGTTGGGGAAAAATTACATTTTTAGAAGGAATTCAACGGTCATCTAATGTAGCTGTTTCTAATCTTGTTGAAAAAATGGGTACGGATACTTTCCGAAATTACTTAGATAAATTTAAGTTTGGCCAAAAAACAGGAATTGAACTAGAAAATGAAGCAACTGGAACGATTCAATATCAATGGGAACGAGATCGCATCTCCACGGGATACGGACAAGCAACAAGTGTTACGGCGCTTCAAATGATACAAGCGTTAACTGCTGTGACAAATAAAGGAAAAATGATGCGCCCGTATTTAATTGATAAAATTGTCGATGAAGATGGAAAAGTGATTAAAGAGAGTAATCAAAAGGAAGTAGCATCTCCAATTTCCGAAGATACAGCAAAGAAAGTTATTGATGTATTGGAGTCAACGGTAACAAGTGAACATGGTACTGCTAAGAACTTTAATATCGATGGATATCAAGTAGCCGGTAAAACAGGTACGGCACAAATTTATGAAAATGGTAAAGGTTATTTAACGGGATTTAATAATTACTTATTTTCATTTATTGGGTTTGCCCCAACAGATGATCCGAAGCTAATTGTTTATGTCCTCGTTCAACAGCCAGATTTAAATCAAGAAGTAATGGAAGCTGGTTCTGTACCAGTCTCCAAAATTTTCAATCCTGTAATGAAAAATAGTTTACAATATTTAAATATTAAGCCGGATGAGTCTGTTGAAAAAGTAAAAGTGAATAGTTTACCAGATTATACATCCGCAAATATCGGCGAAGTAAAATCACAGTTAAAATCTTTTGGACTTCAATCAACTGTTATCGGGAATGGGACAAAAGTTGAACGAACCTATCCAAGTGCGGGAGCAAAATTATTAAATGGCGAACGAGTGATCATAGTTACCGACGGGAAATGGAAAATGCCAAATATCGTAGGTTGGTCACTTAGTGATGTTATGAAACTAGTAAATGCAACAAATATGAAAGTCTCTACTGAAGGAGAAGGATTTGTTACTTCACAAAATTTAGAACCTGGAACGGTTATTACAAAAGATAGTAATTTGAAAGTAAAGTTACAAACACAAATTCAAATCGATAAGGGAAAAATGACTAAAAAAGAAAAAACAAATACTGATGGTAAAAAGACGGAAGATTAG
- the mraZ gene encoding division/cell wall cluster transcriptional repressor MraZ has translation MFMGEYRHNVDTKGRLIVPAKFREDLGEVFVLTRGLDQCLFGYPMSEWKIIEEKIKSLPLTKKDARAFARFFFSGATECEIDKQGRINIPTTLLQYGKIEKECVVLGVSNRIEIWDKEIWENYFTESEESFADIAENMIDFDL, from the coding sequence ATGTTCATGGGGGAATATCGGCATAATGTTGATACAAAGGGCAGGTTAATTGTTCCTGCCAAATTCCGAGAAGATCTCGGTGAAGTATTTGTATTAACACGAGGTCTTGACCAATGTTTATTTGGATACCCCATGAGTGAATGGAAAATTATTGAAGAGAAAATAAAATCCCTCCCATTGACGAAAAAAGATGCCCGTGCATTTGCTCGCTTTTTCTTTTCAGGTGCAACGGAATGCGAAATAGATAAACAAGGACGAATAAATATTCCTACCACATTACTTCAATACGGGAAGATAGAAAAGGAATGTGTTGTTTTAGGTGTTTCTAATCGAATTGAAATCTGGGATAAGGAAATATGGGAAAATTATTTTACTGAATCTGAAGAATCCTTTGCAGATATTGCAGAGAATATGATTGATTTTGACTTATAA
- a CDS encoding RsfA family transcriptional regulator, whose protein sequence is MTTVRQDAWSKDEDLLLAEVVLRHIREGSTQLKAFEEVGKKLSRTAAACGFRWNSSVRKQYKTGIELAKRQRKELKRKSEEDIVREYIEEEKNEEIRNENLTLEQVMSYLRRMKEQEEYYAASNEQLAKYREECNRLERKLQLAVEENEHLKKEISSLKDDYLSLLSIMEKARKLALKEDEQDLKMKFQMDTNGNLDVVKEK, encoded by the coding sequence ATGACAACAGTTCGCCAAGATGCTTGGTCAAAAGATGAGGATTTGCTTTTAGCTGAAGTAGTTTTAAGGCATATAAGAGAAGGGAGCACCCAGTTAAAGGCTTTTGAAGAAGTGGGGAAAAAATTAAGTAGGACAGCTGCTGCTTGTGGTTTTCGGTGGAATTCTTCAGTGAGAAAACAATATAAAACGGGCATTGAGTTGGCAAAGCGGCAAAGAAAGGAGCTTAAGAGAAAATCGGAAGAAGATATAGTAAGGGAATATATTGAGGAAGAAAAAAATGAAGAGATTAGAAACGAAAATCTCACATTAGAACAGGTGATGTCATATTTACGTCGTATGAAAGAGCAAGAGGAGTATTATGCAGCTTCGAATGAACAGTTAGCTAAATATAGAGAAGAGTGTAACCGATTAGAAAGAAAACTTCAATTAGCTGTAGAGGAAAATGAACATTTAAAGAAGGAAATAAGTTCTTTAAAAGATGATTATTTATCGTTACTATCTATAATGGAAAAGGCTAGGAAACTTGCGCTGAAGGAAGATGAACAAGATTTAAAAATGAAATTTCAAATGGATACAAACGGAAACTTAGATGTAGTTAAAGAGAAATAG
- the bshC gene encoding bacillithiol biosynthesis cysteine-adding enzyme BshC → MELLQMKLDIKNKLVHRYVNDGESSFFHYSFQKQEDIVHRYQELMDRIFPRKEIAEHIRKFMGKFSVTKEIENNLNKLGKENSVVVIGGQQAGLLTGPLYSIHKMISIILLAKKQEQLLNQPVVPIFWVAGEDHDIQEVNHVYKLEKQALVKSKFRQKMRTDKQMVSRIKFDKVNLEDWYKDIIASFGETNYTNEILELLDECLEKSDTYTDFFISVANELFKKDGLLFIDSAHPELRKIERTYFQTLIEYGEQITEKLLLKQEELTKLGYQKMIDTSDTVCQLFLEENGERNLLRYDKENKLIVGSGKAFTKTELIQLAKENPEKFSNNVVTRPIMQEFLFPTIAFIAGPGEIAYWAELKTCFELLGLKIPPVFPRINITFLERNIESDINELNLQLKSILLHGTKQKKQEAIESLGNKELQLKIEAARKTIEDQYQEVADEIIRYDKGLNTIVKKNSHFVKGQLDFLERKIEESMKTKHDVTLSKYDRIERSLHPFGGLQERCWNLFYFLNLYGLNLPERLLQLPFDCNGDHYVVKL, encoded by the coding sequence GTGGAATTACTGCAAATGAAATTGGATATAAAAAATAAATTAGTTCATCGGTATGTAAATGATGGAGAAAGTTCTTTTTTTCATTACTCATTTCAAAAACAAGAGGATATTGTTCATCGTTATCAAGAATTAATGGATAGAATCTTCCCGCGTAAAGAAATTGCGGAACATATTCGAAAGTTTATGGGAAAGTTTTCAGTGACAAAAGAAATTGAAAACAACCTTAATAAATTGGGAAAAGAGAATAGTGTTGTTGTTATTGGTGGTCAACAAGCTGGTCTATTAACTGGGCCGTTATACTCCATACATAAAATGATTTCCATTATTTTACTAGCCAAAAAGCAAGAGCAATTGCTAAATCAACCAGTTGTCCCGATTTTTTGGGTTGCTGGTGAGGATCATGATATTCAAGAAGTTAACCATGTTTATAAGTTGGAAAAACAGGCTCTCGTAAAATCAAAATTCAGACAAAAAATGCGTACGGATAAGCAGATGGTTTCTAGAATTAAATTTGATAAAGTGAATCTAGAAGACTGGTATAAAGATATTATTGCTTCTTTTGGCGAGACGAATTATACAAACGAAATATTAGAACTACTTGATGAGTGTTTGGAAAAGTCTGATACATATACCGACTTTTTTATTAGTGTAGCAAACGAATTGTTCAAAAAAGATGGTTTATTATTTATTGATTCAGCCCATCCAGAATTAAGAAAAATCGAACGTACATATTTTCAAACATTAATTGAATATGGTGAACAAATTACTGAAAAATTACTACTTAAGCAAGAAGAATTAACGAAATTAGGCTATCAAAAAATGATTGATACTTCTGATACGGTGTGCCAGTTGTTTTTAGAAGAAAATGGTGAGCGGAATTTATTACGATACGACAAGGAAAATAAACTCATCGTTGGAAGCGGGAAAGCATTTACGAAAACAGAACTAATACAATTGGCTAAAGAGAATCCCGAGAAATTTAGTAACAATGTTGTAACAAGACCAATTATGCAGGAGTTTTTATTTCCAACTATTGCATTTATCGCAGGACCAGGTGAAATTGCTTATTGGGCTGAATTAAAAACATGTTTTGAGCTGTTAGGGTTAAAAATTCCTCCAGTCTTTCCACGTATTAATATTACTTTTTTAGAACGAAATATTGAAAGTGACATCAATGAACTAAACTTACAGTTGAAAAGTATATTATTACATGGTACAAAACAAAAAAAGCAAGAAGCTATCGAATCTTTAGGAAATAAAGAATTACAATTAAAAATTGAGGCTGCTAGAAAGACTATCGAAGACCAGTATCAAGAAGTTGCTGACGAAATAATCCGTTATGATAAAGGACTTAATACAATTGTTAAGAAAAATAGCCACTTTGTTAAGGGGCAACTAGATTTTTTGGAGCGAAAAATAGAAGAATCAATGAAAACAAAGCATGACGTTACTCTCAGCAAATATGACCGAATAGAAAGATCACTTCACCCGTTTGGTGGACTACAAGAACGATGTTGGAATCTTTTTTATTTCTTAAACCTTTATGGATTAAATTTACCAGAAAGATTGTTACAATTACCATTCGACTGTAACGGAGATCATTACGTTGTTAAATTATAA
- a CDS encoding acetyl-CoA carboxylase biotin carboxyl carrier protein subunit: MKTVIAPMAGTVFQILIGVGDTVEKGEVVVILESMKMEIPVESEHAGKVESVHFTEGDFVNEGDMIITIA, encoded by the coding sequence ATGAAAACAGTTATTGCTCCAATGGCAGGGACAGTATTCCAAATTTTAATCGGAGTTGGTGATACAGTCGAAAAAGGCGAAGTGGTTGTGATTTTAGAATCAATGAAAATGGAAATTCCCGTTGAAAGTGAACACGCTGGTAAGGTTGAATCAGTCCATTTTACGGAGGGAGATTTTGTTAATGAAGGAGATATGATAATAACGATTGCGTAA
- a CDS encoding acyl-CoA carboxylase subunit beta, producing the protein MSLSKKLRDSHEIILKGGNEKYHEKLKEQNKLFVRERLKLLFDGGSYQEDGIFANYQNSDLPADGVVCAIGKINGRTVCVMANDSTVKAGSWGARTVEKIIRIQETAMKLKVPFLYLVDSAGARITDQLQMFPNRRGAGRIFHNQVKMSGMVPQICLLFGPSAAGGAYIPAFCDLVIMVEKNASMYLGSPRMAEKVIGEKVSLEEMGGARMHCSVSGCGDYLAKNEEEAIKVAKKYLTYFPQNFTEKPTKMNQYIPQESTKTLEEIIPTNQNAPFNMYDCINTLIDKESFFEIKKLFAPELITGLARIDGRVIGIIANQPKVKGGVLFVDSADKAAKFIQLCDAYHIPLLFLADVPGFMIGTKVEREGIIRHGAKMIAAMSSATVPKISVIIRKAYGAGLYAMAGPAFEPDVCIALPTAQIAVMGPEAAVNAVYSNKINEIVDSKERYKFIQQKQNEYKEHIDIYTLASELIIDDIVEPNELRNVLIERFDYYETKNVHFSERKHPVYPV; encoded by the coding sequence ATGAGTCTTTCAAAAAAATTAAGGGATAGTCATGAGATTATTTTAAAAGGTGGAAATGAAAAATACCATGAAAAGTTAAAAGAACAAAATAAATTATTTGTACGAGAACGCTTAAAACTACTCTTCGATGGTGGTTCTTATCAAGAAGATGGGATATTTGCAAACTATCAAAATAGTGATTTACCAGCTGATGGTGTCGTATGTGCAATTGGGAAAATAAATGGGAGAACTGTTTGTGTGATGGCAAATGATTCGACTGTAAAAGCTGGGTCATGGGGTGCGCGAACGGTTGAGAAAATAATTCGTATTCAAGAAACAGCAATGAAATTAAAAGTTCCGTTTCTTTATTTAGTCGATTCAGCGGGTGCTCGCATTACCGATCAATTACAAATGTTCCCGAATCGTAGGGGAGCTGGACGCATATTTCATAATCAAGTAAAAATGAGTGGAATGGTTCCACAAATTTGTTTGCTATTTGGACCATCTGCTGCTGGCGGAGCATATATTCCAGCATTTTGTGACCTTGTTATTATGGTTGAAAAAAATGCATCCATGTATTTAGGTTCTCCCCGAATGGCTGAAAAGGTAATTGGTGAGAAAGTTAGTCTTGAAGAGATGGGTGGAGCCCGGATGCATTGCTCGGTGAGTGGCTGTGGTGACTATTTAGCGAAAAATGAGGAAGAGGCGATAAAAGTTGCAAAGAAATATTTAACGTATTTTCCACAAAATTTCACAGAAAAACCGACGAAGATGAATCAATATATTCCGCAAGAAAGTACAAAAACGTTAGAGGAAATAATCCCTACTAACCAAAATGCTCCCTTTAATATGTACGATTGTATTAATACTCTTATTGACAAGGAAAGTTTCTTTGAGATTAAAAAGCTATTTGCACCAGAATTAATTACCGGTTTGGCACGGATTGATGGAAGGGTCATTGGTATCATAGCAAATCAACCGAAAGTAAAGGGAGGAGTATTATTTGTTGACTCTGCCGATAAAGCGGCAAAATTCATACAATTATGTGATGCATATCATATCCCTCTTTTGTTTTTAGCAGATGTTCCGGGCTTTATGATTGGTACGAAAGTAGAACGAGAGGGAATTATTAGACATGGTGCGAAAATGATTGCAGCTATGAGCTCAGCAACTGTACCAAAAATATCAGTTATCATTCGGAAAGCTTATGGTGCAGGGCTTTATGCGATGGCCGGTCCAGCTTTCGAACCAGATGTCTGTATTGCACTTCCGACTGCACAAATTGCGGTTATGGGTCCTGAAGCGGCTGTAAATGCGGTATATTCGAATAAAATTAATGAAATTGTGGATTCAAAAGAACGATATAAATTTATTCAACAAAAGCAAAATGAATATAAAGAACATATAGATATTTATACGCTCGCTTCAGAACTAATAATCGACGATATTGTTGAGCCGAATGAATTACGAAATGTTTTAATTGAACGATTTGATTATTATGAAACGAAGAATGTACACTTTTCTGAAAGAAAGCATCCAGTATACCCAGTGTAA
- the rsmH gene encoding 16S rRNA (cytosine(1402)-N(4))-methyltransferase RsmH, with protein MFQHTTVLLHEAVEGLNINPEGIYVDCTLGGAGHTEQILSRLSQNGKVYAFDQDQVAIENAKRKLHRYERQLEIIHNNFVNIKEELHARSVFQVDGILYDLGVSSPQLDEPERGFSYHNDAPLDMRMDRDAPITAKTVVNEWPYEKLVHIFFKYGEEKFSKQIARQIEAAREKQIIETTGQLVDIIKEAIPAPARRKGGHPAKRVFQAIRIAVNDELNSFEQSLEQSIELLKVGGRTAVITFHSLEDRIAKSTFKKYATVPDLPSGLPVIPEEFQPMLKIITRKPIVPTDQELANNNRARSAKLRIAERIKK; from the coding sequence ATGTTTCAACATACGACAGTCCTTTTACACGAAGCGGTAGAGGGGCTAAATATTAATCCAGAAGGAATATATGTGGATTGTACATTAGGTGGTGCAGGACATACGGAGCAAATATTAAGCCGACTTTCACAAAATGGAAAAGTTTATGCCTTTGACCAAGATCAAGTAGCAATTGAAAATGCGAAAAGAAAACTTCATCGTTATGAAAGACAGTTAGAAATTATCCATAATAACTTTGTCAATATAAAAGAAGAGCTTCATGCCCGAAGTGTTTTTCAAGTTGACGGTATTTTATATGATTTAGGTGTTTCTTCACCACAATTAGATGAACCTGAACGTGGTTTTAGTTATCATAACGATGCCCCGCTTGATATGCGAATGGATAGAGACGCTCCGATTACCGCGAAAACAGTTGTCAATGAGTGGCCTTATGAAAAACTAGTCCATATCTTTTTTAAATACGGGGAGGAAAAGTTTTCAAAACAAATAGCACGACAAATCGAAGCTGCTCGTGAAAAACAAATTATTGAAACAACTGGCCAGCTTGTCGACATTATTAAAGAGGCAATCCCAGCACCAGCAAGACGAAAAGGGGGACATCCAGCTAAGCGAGTTTTCCAGGCAATTCGTATTGCGGTAAATGATGAATTAAATAGTTTTGAACAATCATTAGAACAAAGTATTGAGCTTTTAAAAGTTGGTGGTAGAACAGCAGTTATTACATTCCACTCTTTAGAGGATCGAATTGCTAAATCGACCTTTAAAAAATATGCTACAGTTCCCGACTTACCTTCTGGGCTGCCTGTTATTCCTGAGGAGTTTCAACCGATGTTAAAGATTATTACACGAAAACCAATTGTACCAACAGACCAAGAACTTGCTAATAATAATCGTGCACGTTCAGCAAAATTACGAATTGCGGAGAGAATTAAAAAGTAA
- a CDS encoding 2-dehydropantoate 2-reductase produces the protein MRIGIIGAGAIGLLFSCYLSKSHHVTIYCRTEKQALEINQKGLFITYQEKQENLRIQAKESGSLMEEDLIIIAVKQYHLQKLVPLLKRIPLSIPILFIQNGIGHLPIIDSLPHKNVLLGVVEHGAIKLNETNVHHTGMGKTKIAVYRWDGNFFLDQIHRFQSDNFPILFEHNYEEMLMEKLIANALINPLTAILKVENGELIENRFFFQLFEMVFNEVCTVLNVSNRDSALQRVITICRSTANNQSSMLKDVLNGRQTEIDAIVGELLKKATTKGQSVPFLQFMYISIKGMET, from the coding sequence ATGAGAATTGGAATTATTGGCGCGGGTGCAATAGGTTTACTATTTTCATGTTATTTAAGTAAAAGTCATCACGTAACAATATACTGTCGAACAGAAAAGCAGGCGTTAGAGATTAATCAAAAGGGGCTTTTTATAACTTATCAAGAAAAACAAGAAAACCTTCGTATTCAAGCTAAAGAGAGTGGAAGCTTGATGGAGGAAGATTTAATCATTATCGCTGTGAAACAATATCATCTACAAAAGCTTGTTCCTCTGTTAAAGAGAATCCCATTGTCAATTCCAATTTTATTTATACAAAACGGTATTGGTCATTTACCGATAATTGATAGTCTTCCACATAAAAACGTTCTTCTTGGAGTTGTTGAACATGGAGCAATTAAATTAAATGAAACGAATGTTCATCATACTGGGATGGGTAAAACAAAAATTGCTGTTTATCGGTGGGATGGAAATTTTTTCTTAGATCAAATTCATCGATTCCAATCAGATAACTTTCCCATTTTATTCGAACATAACTATGAAGAAATGCTAATGGAGAAGCTCATTGCGAATGCGCTTATTAATCCGTTAACAGCCATTTTAAAGGTGGAGAATGGAGAATTAATCGAGAATCGTTTTTTCTTTCAGCTATTCGAGATGGTTTTTAATGAAGTTTGTACCGTATTAAATGTGTCTAATCGTGATTCTGCCCTTCAACGGGTTATTACGATCTGTAGAAGCACAGCAAATAACCAATCATCCATGTTAAAAGATGTATTAAATGGAAGACAAACAGAAATTGATGCGATTGTTGGCGAACTCCTAAAAAAGGCTACAACGAAAGGCCAATCTGTTCCTTTTTTACAATTTATGTATATTAGTATTAAGGGAATGGAGACATAA
- the rpmF gene encoding 50S ribosomal protein L32 has protein sequence MAVPFRRTSKTRKRLRRTHFKLQVPGMVECPNCGEMKKAHHVCPNCGTYKGKEVINK, from the coding sequence ATGGCTGTACCATTTAGAAGAACATCTAAAACTAGAAAACGTCTACGCCGGACACATTTTAAATTACAAGTTCCAGGTATGGTAGAATGTCCAAATTGTGGTGAAATGAAAAAAGCCCATCATGTTTGCCCAAACTGTGGAACTTATAAAGGTAAAGAAGTTATCAACAAATAA
- the ftsL gene encoding cell division protein FtsL, producing the protein MSNLARKYQVQEVQQPKKSFKPKVKKSLFTKGEKFLYIVFACIVFFFSTKIISNQAHIYEVNKEIQQVETTMTEQQKVTEDLKAQVNELSEYSRVLETAKKQGLKINENNVKVVQNK; encoded by the coding sequence ATGAGCAATTTAGCGAGAAAGTATCAAGTACAAGAAGTTCAACAACCGAAAAAATCATTTAAACCGAAAGTGAAAAAAAGTCTTTTTACGAAAGGAGAGAAGTTTTTATACATCGTTTTTGCCTGTATTGTTTTCTTTTTCTCCACAAAGATCATTTCAAACCAAGCCCATATATATGAAGTAAATAAAGAAATACAACAAGTTGAGACAACAATGACTGAACAACAAAAAGTAACTGAAGATTTAAAAGCACAAGTAAACGAATTAAGTGAATATAGTCGTGTACTTGAGACAGCCAAAAAACAAGGTCTAAAAATAAATGAAAATAATGTGAAGGTTGTTCAAAATAAATGA
- a CDS encoding acetyl-CoA carboxylase biotin carboxylase subunit yields MRKILIANRGEIAERIIKTCKKLGIETVAIYSDVDKDLPFVKEATVAKNIGPGPVKDSYLQIDRIIQLAKSLEVDAIHPGYGLLSENSEFAKKISQMGMIFIGPKAETLADMGDKVSARKKMKEAGVPVVPGTENVISNMDEAISLADEIGYPVMLKASGGGGGIGMVLCQDEGDLKKAYSSVKSRAEMYFGSDQIFIEKFIEKARHIEVQIFGDQYGNIIHLYERDCSVQRRNQKVVEETPAFRLSEKGKQKLYQYAIKAAKSVSYINAGTIEFIVDTDENCYFLEMNTRLQVEHPVTEEITGIDLVAWQIEVAKGNPIPMKQESIEKNGHAIEFRVYAENPKNFYPSPGTITKLQWGNTKRVRIDKGYVEGNTVTPYYDPMLAKVIFKGATRKECLHNANEFFNTTTIEGIKTNIPVFLDILNDKDFISGIYDTNLLKNLKKGE; encoded by the coding sequence ATGAGGAAAATATTAATTGCAAATAGGGGAGAGATAGCAGAAAGAATCATAAAAACTTGCAAGAAACTAGGAATTGAAACAGTAGCAATTTATTCAGATGTTGACAAGGATCTTCCTTTCGTAAAAGAGGCAACAGTTGCTAAAAATATCGGGCCCGGGCCAGTAAAGGATTCGTATTTACAAATTGATCGGATTATTCAGCTTGCGAAATCATTAGAAGTTGATGCCATTCACCCCGGGTATGGCTTGCTATCGGAAAATAGTGAGTTTGCAAAGAAAATTAGTCAAATGGGTATGATTTTTATTGGGCCGAAAGCGGAAACATTAGCGGATATGGGTGATAAAGTTTCAGCGAGGAAAAAAATGAAAGAAGCCGGTGTTCCAGTTGTGCCAGGCACAGAAAATGTTATTAGCAACATGGATGAAGCAATATCCCTAGCAGATGAAATTGGCTATCCTGTTATGCTTAAAGCAAGTGGTGGGGGCGGAGGTATCGGCATGGTTCTCTGTCAAGATGAAGGGGATTTGAAAAAGGCCTATTCGTCTGTAAAATCACGGGCGGAAATGTATTTTGGTTCGGATCAAATTTTTATTGAAAAATTTATAGAAAAAGCTCGTCATATAGAAGTGCAAATATTTGGTGATCAATATGGTAATATAATCCACTTGTATGAGCGTGATTGCTCTGTACAAAGGAGAAATCAAAAAGTTGTTGAGGAAACACCTGCGTTCCGGTTATCAGAAAAGGGAAAGCAAAAGTTATATCAATATGCTATTAAAGCGGCAAAATCCGTATCTTATATCAATGCTGGAACGATAGAATTTATTGTAGATACTGATGAAAATTGTTATTTCCTCGAGATGAATACAAGGCTTCAAGTGGAACATCCTGTTACAGAGGAGATTACAGGGATTGATTTAGTAGCGTGGCAAATCGAAGTTGCTAAAGGAAATCCAATACCAATGAAACAAGAGTCTATAGAAAAAAATGGTCATGCGATTGAATTTCGTGTCTACGCGGAAAATCCGAAAAACTTTTACCCTTCTCCAGGAACAATAACTAAATTACAGTGGGGTAATACGAAACGGGTCCGTATTGACAAAGGATATGTTGAAGGAAATACCGTGACCCCTTATTATGATCCGATGTTGGCAAAAGTGATATTTAAAGGAGCTACTCGAAAAGAATGTCTACATAATGCAAATGAATTTTTTAATACAACTACGATTGAAGGGATAAAAACAAATATTCCAGTATTTCTAGATATATTAAATGATAAGGACTTTATTTCAGGAATTTATGATACGAATCTTTTAAAAAATCTCAAGAAAGGGGAATGA